From a region of the Gossypium raimondii isolate GPD5lz chromosome 10, ASM2569854v1, whole genome shotgun sequence genome:
- the LOC105776084 gene encoding sigma factor binding protein 1, chloroplastic, whose product MFINSSYLLLHPFTLFFISSMDALRVHQMKRSKKSSKRSNSKKDFKVVYISTPVKVKTCASQFRSLVQELTGKDSDVADRLADYDSSTPDNSPTNSDMTGVAAGDRVNNGQPLLNSSVIGSVFDPFCDELMSEGSFMGMFTSNLSHGPSQFDAITRFGSV is encoded by the coding sequence atGTTCATCAACTCATCTTATCTTTTACTACACCCATttactttgttttttatttcatcaatGGATGCACTCCGTGTTCATCAAATGAAAAGATCAAAGAAAAGCTCAAAGAGAAGCAACTCCAAGAAAGATTTTAAAGTCGTTTATATTTCAACTCCCGTGAAGGTCAAGACGTGTGCGTCGCAGTTTCGATCTTTGGTGCAAGAACTCACAGGCAAAGACTCCGATGTTGCCGACCGGTTGGCCGACTACGACAGCAGCACTCCCGATAATTCTCCGACTAATTCCGACATGACAGGGGTTGCTGCAGGTGATCGTGTTAATAATGGTCAGCCTTTGCTTAATTCTAGCGTTATTGGATCGGTGTTTGATCCATTTTGTGATGAACTTATGTCGGAAGGGAGTTTCATGGGGATGTTTACATCAAATTTGTCTCATGGTCCTTCTCAATTTGATGCTATTACACGCTTTGGTTCAGTCTAA